A window of Daucus carota subsp. sativus chromosome 2, DH1 v3.0, whole genome shotgun sequence genomic DNA:
CATACATACCTTGATCCCAGTATTTGTGGCTTCCCGTGAGGCCTCAAGCAATGGATTAAACATTGGATTGAATGCCACGGTAAATGCACAGTCAACTATACGTCCTGAAAGACCAAACAGCAAAAATAATGCACTTAAGAGTTCAACTACAACGGACTTGAAAATATAACACGTAGTGGAGAAGTTACCATTAATATGAGTTCCAAAATCCAATTTCATCACATCATCATACTGCAATACAGTGGTATCTCCAGAATTTGGGGTCCAGTGGGCAGCAACCCTGTTATGTACAGTTCGGACATAAGCAATCAGATGCTACAGTAAATGGGTAAAAAGTAGTACTAACGACAATTACCAGTTCAATGAGCATCCTGTAGGAAATGCAATGCCTGCTTCTAATCCATTCTCTGATATTAACTTGCGAACAGTGTTTTCTAAGGTCTCACATAGCTCAGTCATTGGCATTCCAGGCTTTATAATACCCTTCATATATTTCCGCACCTGCAGATATGTAAATCTATATGAGTAGGTAGGCATTGTTTGAACTGGTTATAGCCATTAATTTATGATACAAATATCAATACCAATGTGCACCATCAAAAAACTTTTAACACGCACGCAGATCTTTCTACTAGTCATATTAATAATGTCAAATGATTACCACATCTAGAAACCACAAAAGCCATGTTTACTTGAAGAAATATAAGCTCAACACAAAACAACTTGTTCTACATATACAGTACATAGGACAGCTTAATAATATCAGACCTAATCTTTTAAGCTTTATAGTCTGTCTCATGGAGGATTAATTCTCCACAGAGTGTGGGATCAAATAGTCTCTCACTTCAATGGAGGTCATCAATCATTCTTGACATGTTTTACATATAATAATCCCCTTCTAGTATAAAGTTAGAGCAAATACTCCTTTCCGGTCGTACTTCACGAAAACTGTGAGGAAAGCAGGGTTGTTGCAACCTTGGACAATTCCTCAAGAACCCTGGAAAGATATATTGCCATGAATTACATCATTGCTCTTCCTAAGTGTGAGGTTATCTAAATACTTGGTTTATGAGGTTGTCTGGATGGTATTAAATAGATTGAGTTGATATGTAGTATGCACGCTTTTTGGCCTTGCAACCCTCGATATCAGCTAAAAGTTTGGCTCAATCCACATACATAGGGTATGGATCATTGTTAtcaagtcgacgactagtcgacgactagtcaaGTCGTTTTATAGAAAAAGTCAAGCAACGACTTATTTAGTCTGGCGACTTATTTTCAACATATCAGTGTCTccctaatctttgtatcatttcaacttcacattattatttctTTCTTGTCACTACTTTTTGGCTTCAGGCTATGTAATATTTGTATCATTTTCAACATATAAGTATATccctaatctttgtatcatttcaacttcacattattatttctTTCCTCACTACTTTCTGACTTCAATTTATTTGTGAACTAACAATCTGCTACGTCGTATATATCTCCCTGTTGCTTATTACCTTTTACTTTTGATTCAAACTATAAACTGATGTGTgttcaactatattttatatattaaatctagtaaaataatgtataagaatgacttgtcgactttttacgactagtcgggcgacttgtcgactagtcgattcCAAGGTATCCGGGCGCCGAGGCTCGACTTGGCGCCGTAATAAGCTTGGTATGGATATCAGTGACAGAGTCCACATACATAGGGTATGGATATCAGTGACAGAGATAGCATGTTCTTAAGTGAGTTCTGGCATAATCTTTTCAAAATAACAGGAACAAGATCATGAATGAGTACATCCTATATCCTCAATCTGATGGATGTACAGAAAGTATGTGTGTCTAGATCAGTATTATAGAAGTGTGACTAGTCAAGTGCCAAAAAATTGCGCCTCTGCAGCTGAAAATGTGGTATAATACTACCCTTCATACTACCTAACAAACTTCTCTATTAAACTTGTCTAAGGAGTTAAGCCTATAGAGTTAGGCCAAGACACTTCCCTAGGTGCACTGAAATATTTCATCTCTGGAAAGTGGAAACTGTGTGGGCCACTAAACAGCAACAGTGGGCTATTTTAAGGAGATTCCAAAAGCAGTCTAACACTGAATTGTTGAATGAAGAGCTATAAAGATGCCAACAGGGGGGGAGGGGGAGAATGTTGAATGCCAattgtggggggggggggggggggtgattATGGCGGCTATCTGGAAAAGAACTTAAAATTGTCTGCTAAATTCAGTATTAATTAAGGGAGGGTATTAGTAAGGGTCTTTTATTGTGCTGTAGCAACAGActagtataaaattttaaaagataaaaaccAATTGTAATTCTATTATGTTGAATTTGAATATCATAAATGGAATGTATTCTTACCATTCTTTCTTGGTTTTCTATCctgtttctctctctaaaaagAATTTGTCTCTCTAGTTTCATCTCTCTTGCTGTAACACTAGACAATATCTACCTATTTTCTAGCCTTAAACTAGctataatatcttatttaaggtCTGTTTGAGAGTGCTGTTTAAAATTGctctgctgttagaaaaagtgCTAGTAAAAAAAGTGctttgtagaaatcagataactgtttggtaatttttttgatatttgcttattttgagttataatattaaaaaaataatgtttttggtgaggtttgatAATGAAATCTGTAACTgctttctgcaaaagctgaaaaacagCTTTTCCCAAAAGCATgagaggacctgctttttctaaaagcagcttttcagctaaaagctgttgTTCGGAAcagctgcttttagatttaccaaacagtttttcacctgcttttcagcaaaaagctgttgttgctgtctgcaacagcaaccccaaacagtgcCTTAATGCTTGATTTACAGTTAAACTCATAGAATATTACAAAAAGAGAAAATACAGTCAATTCCTGACAAAAACAAATATAGCCAGAATGCATTATGTGaatgatattaaattataaatttattatccgtcaaaaaaaaattataaatttattaaagaatttataataattaatactaGAAAAATAATAGTCAGACATCCGAATATGTATAGCAAATATGTGGAATACTTGACGGTATATATAAGCTAACAttgtacaatattttttttatctaagagAATAACATCACCCGTTTTCATTCTTATTATCGTCATTGAAGTTTAATGTGAATGGAAGGGTGCCAATCCATAGAAACGATGGCCAGTAAGACACCTGCCGCTTGTGCTTTATATTACTTATTCATCACACAAATCTATTACAGATGCGCACAACCCAATTATGGATGATTGGACCAGCTTGGTGGTGCCTTAATAAATCATATTCTACTGTATCCTAACAGTGCATGTCTTGAAAGATTTCTCCTATGATTAACAAAACCTAGCTAGTAGCTATACAATATTTGGTCATATAAAGGATGGGttaaaaaaattgcaaacaAAAACACAGGTACTGCCATTGGTAATACACccaagaataaataaaaaaagattaaTAACTAACAAGAATCTCATTAGTCTTCAACTACCCAACTTCATAactacaaatattataataattactcggacatgattaaaaaaactaaaaccaTACACCCAAATAGTTTATCTAAGCAAGATATCAATACTATGCCCATATTTACACACCTGACGATGAACTTCTGCTGCTTGACGTACTGAATCATATATGGGTTTTTCTAGACGCTCTAACTCCCTCTTTTCCTCTGAAGTGGTCCTCCATAGATTACTAAATTAGGCTCATGCAAAAAGCAGACAAAATTAGCATAACTATATCAAAGAAAGCAGAGAGGATTAGCATTACTGTATCAAAGATTGTCAGCTGATAATTACTACATCTACTTATCGGAGTAAAAATGTCAGTAGAGATGATATTATGAAACAATGTATGCCATAAACTATGAGATACCACAGGTGACTTATTGCGAGACAATGAATTATCAAAACAAACGTTGATCTATATGAAGACGAGGTGACAagcaatattataaatcaataaatGCAAAGAATGCCCCAGAACTAAAACTGTAGAAACCTGCTCCCATTCCAAGACCATCAGCCTGCAAGTTTCTTTCATAAAGAAGTACTTAATCTCAGTAGCATGAAGTTCTGACACAAAAGTGAATACAGAAATAGTGATGACACTTATTTCAATCCTCATATTCTAAATTTCATTTACCCTTGGAAATTTGTAGAGAAACCAACAAACGTTTTGCCATCAAAAGAAAAAATGTTCAAagacggtatgacttttaaatCAGAtgcattatataaaaattttaaatgataacTGGTACTTGGAACAAGCTGCACTCATGTCCTATGATGTCTCCCAAAAAACTTCAGATAAGGCACCAATCACATTATATACTGATTGCGGTTATCACAGAGACTTTTAGGCCcagttcaaaaaataataagacaATTCATATCGTCAGTTCGAATTTAAGCTAGCTTTAGTGATTAATTATAGTTTTTCTCATTATAGCCATTAACATCAAATACACCGAAAGGACCATATGGCATCAAGAGGATATATTTTCACAAGAAACAAGTTTAATAAAAAACCATACACCGTGGTCTATTTCAAGTAGATACATAATCTAGTGTTCTTTCCCAATGTCCTGAAGCTAAATACCAAAGAGATCTGATGAATAGAGCAATAAGAGACAAATTGTTAATTGTATACATACTCATCTTTGTATTGTTGAATTTCTCCTTCTGGAAACTCTCCGGAAGGAAAAAGTTCTGAAACAGGAATAGTTGGTGGATCAGTTTGCTGTGGCGGTTGCTTTTTCTTTCTGtgcacaaaatattatatagtcATTCTTCCTTTAACTAGTATTTCACAAGTAAATGGGAACAATTAAAATAGTGCTTACTTGCTTttacttttcttcttcttcttttttgcagATTCTGTATCAATCATTCGAAACATAATGAAGAATAAAATTCAGTCAGAATTTAAAAAACAGTTTGTACAAATTCTCATGATACAAGCAGCCTGATGCAATAAGAGAGCTAGAGTGCTAACTAGCACAATGACTAGGATGTATTTTCACAAGCATAGTCTTGGACAATTTGAAGTCATCTTTACTTGAACAGTCAATAAACATAACCAAAAAATGAAATGAACTAAGAAATCAAAATAGTTGATAGGCCTTTCAGCGTGATAAActgggtacgtttatttgttccCCACATTTAACGAAGCTACTTATCATGACCGCATTTTCTCACCATAATAATGGCCTATACAAATTTTTCTTTATTCAGCCACCATGATTTGCAACAAACTTATCCTGCAGCCACCATTTGCAAAAGATAACCCCTGCGTTTTCACTGGGTACACATCCAAAAGTTTGCTAGttttttcaaacaaaataatatgaaacagtGCAATGTTTTAACCAATGACTTGACATGTGTTGCATAAAAAGGTGCTATGCCATCAAAGCATTTCAAAGTATATTCTTTAGCTTTTAGTAAACATTTGTACGATTACCAACAGGAAGATCTCCCTAGCATTAAAACTATAAAGTGTTAAATTTGTCAATGGCTAGGCTGCCAGGGAAGAGATACAACATAAATCACCCTCCTATTCAAGACAACAATGTTGAGAGAACAGCCTACTTGTTTTAGCTTATAAGTTGGTCatagaaaaagtaaagttatACCCACTATGTTCATGACCAAATAGGTCAAAAAAATGGGTTAGAAAAGAAGTTCTTTTTCTTGGCTAATAAGGTTCAGGAAGTCAACTTTTTAAATGACTATATTAtccatcattttttatatttcaaacatCTTCCAAAAAACAGAATGACATCAATAAAAATTACAGGTCAATCCATCCTGACTCTTAACTATAGTGAAGCAAGGAAAAGAATATATTAACTTGTATTTATATTAAGTTACTATTCAGTAATGAAGTTATTTAGATATCATTATAAGATTGAAATAGATTACTAGAAATGTTCTATAGCATGGTAGTATAGTAATAAAAGGCGTTTGTCgccttaataaattatttagtagATCAAGATAAAGAAATGGATACTGCTACTGATTTCGTTGCAATTATCATATCAGTTGTTGCCTTGTTCATAAAGTTAAAGGTTTTAGCCCTATATATAGAGAGGTAATCATCAAATATATTAAGACTCTGATATTACATTGAGATAGTTCCAATGTCATAACCTGTGATCGAAACAAATTCATCTTCTTAGGTCAGAAATCCTAGGGTACTGGTTGTTCTGTGGTTGAGTCGCCTTGGGGCTAGTGGATAATTTGTGGCTAATTCTCAAAATTGTcctttatattatatatcattctataattctttttttcccAATTGTTGTCCTGCATCAATTACAACTTTGTTTACTAACAGAAAACTAGCACTATACTAACTTCAtgcaaaaaatttaattacttttttaaaaatcccAAGCCAAAAAGATTGTAATACTGAAAAGTCTCTCACGTAAAATGTAAAGACAGAAACTTTACCGGATGGCTCTGAGTCTAACACCAGGTTGTCGACTTTCTCCTGAATATCAGTGGGCATAGTATCTGCAACCTCTGGTTCTTGAGTTGAAACTGCAACGCTCATGTCTCCTACCATCTGCCAAGTTCGCAATCACATTCAAAACTTGTCGACTTTCTCGTGAAAATCAAAATACATATTCAAAAATCTCAACGAAAATCAGAGCAAATCAGGACAGATAATTTATTCGTCTGAAAAACAAGCAATCAGAGCTAGAGTTTGATATATGCTAGACGAAACCGGACTCATTCTGTGCATCTAAATTAGAATAGCTAGATTATACAACTCAAATCCATAAACACAAAAAAGTAGAAAAATTCAAAGTCAATTAAATAAGATTATTACAGGGCTAAAGAGAGTATCTCAACATAACATTTGCGAGAGATGTAAAATACATGAAATTCAACCAGAAATCAATACACGAACTGCAATTAGCAGTGAATggattaattaataaacaaaaggCCGGTAAAATACAGCTCTGACTAggattgtataataaatttaaaacaaaggcatacatacatatgtaatatatttacagagagagagcgagagagaatGAAAGAAGCTATACAGCGTCGTCTGTGGCTCGAGTTGGTAGTCGGCGGCAGGCAAGGGAGGCAAAGCGAGAGAGatcactttttctttttctttttctttttcttattataaTAACGAGTTTCTACCTATAGGGCTTGTCCAATGTATTACCAACATAGCatgatttaatcaaaaatttatgattaattattaaaaaatattctgtTAAATTATCGAGATTTGACTAATAAAATTTAACTTATAGATTTAtgataaattcaaattattaaattgattggttctgatattcaatttttataattataattatttttaaaattttttcatttttcgatTATTCAATAATCTAAATTATTCATTGTTCAAAAAGTTCCTGCTTCGCCCAATTATTCCTTCATTAATCTTCAAAAGTGCCTCCTAAATAtgatttctaaaattttaaattttcttagaTGGTATGTTGTATAATAAACAAAACTAATATATTCAATGTTattgtaatattataaaatatcagaTTCTTCTAATTTGATTAATCCCTCATCAAAGACTCTCACCGATTAATCTCGATTCCTGATTTTTACAACCTTACTCgtatattttcttaatatttataaaaatcagatattaaatatataactttCTCAACTATAATAATGACATAGTTATAGAATGATAAATGTTAATTGTAACACTTGAGCAAATCCAATACTATACTAACAACTAcattattacatatataaatgaaaatttgacTTAATACTCTTCAATGATAACCCTATTTGGGGAGCTCTTTTCCCGATAATTTCAaggttaattttttaaaaatatatatatttctataattttttttaaaaaaatgttaagaaTACCCCATGACTCATTTACCACACAGGTTGATTCATTTTCATACTCACATTTTTATCATCATTATTTTTATCATCCCAAACTGTGTCATTAGTTGTATCCATAGCATACGGAGAATATTTAGTTCATCCGGGCAAATAACAAGAATTATTAAAGTAAAGCACATAAAATCCAACTAAACTGTAAGACAAAATTttacaataaataattaaaacagtCCCCGACAGCGGCGTCAAAAACTTGTTTTGTACAACATAGATGTGCAAATGTACAAAATCTCAAGTAAATAATATAGTAATAGATACTACGTTCCTAATGACTATTTAAACGTATTAATCGCAATTAATCTCTTACACTTTGATTATCGAACATAAGAATTTGTTAGATGATTTTTTATAGTaaattacataataataatGACTACTTTATCGACTAAAATTATACTAGCAAAGAGATTAACGAGtttcaaatatgagaagataaGTCGATGTAAAATCctgtgattttttttgtttatttaaatatttctatttaattagtattgtcATTATGAGTTAGATTTTAGATTTAaattgtttgtatttatatatttagatttagatttagatcttaGCATTAATTGGAAGCTTCTAGAAATTATTTTGTGTTAgttaatttgaataataaaatagagaagATTCTTTATTAATGGAAAGAAGCgtagaattatttttgaaaatcgaaATCTTTTTGAGAAGAccttatatttggaaattggTTTACTCTGTGGAGAAAATTGTGGCCCAAGTTTGGAACTTCCTATTTACGATTTGGTTTTATGTGATATATAAGAATCCTTTTAGACCTGAATAAGTCGTACAGCAATTTACGTGGACGGGTATACTCTCTTTTTCTCTTTGATTCTAACGCGTATATGTTGACTTAAGATATTGATTTCTTACTCCTTGTCATGTGTATTTGATGTAAATATATCTTGTTTGCTTAATTGtttatgctgaaattcgtaTATAGTATTTCCTGTGAATCAGTTGGGTTGTAAAAATCAtagtaaattgaaaattgattgGATTTTGTTGATTCTGGACATTCTGAAAAGATCTCTTCGTTACCTACAACTTGTGTCTCATGCAGTATGTCGAAATGCGCAATGTATCTATGCTAAAAATCACATTCTTTGTTACCCTTCAGTTCTTAGTCGCGAAACTTTTTCTCATGTTCAAAAATTCGCTATAAATTGATCGTATGTCGAACAATTACTCATGATACCAATATGGAAAGCTTGAGATATAATATTTCGTTATCAGTCATACCCatttgttgtttaaatttatttaattgtcTAAACTGACTTACAAAGATTCAGGGCTGTTTATACTTTTCTGGTGAGTTGTTctgtgtttaaaaattcatatctcCCTCGTTATTTGCCATAAAATTGTGGTCTTTACCAATTCTGAAACCTCTAAGAATGCTCTTAAGTGTTTAGTTATAGTCTAATTGATATCAGTTTGTTTGCTTCGTGAAAATATGCTTTGAATGTAAACTGGTCCTGAgtaaaattctgctctgttacttgaacttctaaaattcataactaaCTCGTTATCTGTCCGTTTATTATGAATCTGGTCATTTTGGAATCCTTGTTGAATGTAATTTAATTCTCCAGTTgactattttctcatattcagaAGCTATCTTTGGTTAATATTGAGATTTGTAACAGCATGCATGTTATTTATCTTATTCGATAAATGATATTGTGTTAATTGTTATTAGTTGTTAAAGTTTGTATTTTGTTAAGACTTGTTATGTGCCTTGCTCTTGATTGTTTAAGGAGTACTacatgttaattatattttgtttattaattaaatgtataGGCTTTGTTCGTGTTATTAATTTCGGATTTTAGGTGTCGACTTTGAGGTAAGTACTTTTtgacttacttttattttcGAAAGGATATTTTGATTATGTGAATTTTGGATTTTTGTATAAGATATAAGAATTCTGTTTCGAAATTTACAAGATATAAGACATGAGAATCTTTGAAGACACAGTCTCTACGTTTCGAACTCGTTCGTAGTCTACGTTATAGTTCCGGAACTGGCCTTAGATAACCTTAGTAGGCGCACAAGTGTGCAGCTTTAGATACCCGCTAAGGACGcgtgattattgaactttagatcccgctcactgggtaagtgtggcaaaagaataagaataagatcctggtcactgggtaagtgtggccgtagagcaagactgtgatatttataagattttcattttgttttattCTGATATGTTCTGTTTAAATTctgaaattgtttttaaaacatAAACTTTGGGTTGGAATTGTTTctacaaatattttacaaattatcaTTGTTTTTCAGaaacaatgttttataaaaccgcccattgattttgagatttatttGCAGTCAAATTGAATTATCCGTTTCATCACCTCTGGACACAGCTAAGCCACTCTGGGAAATGCACCTTCTGATGGCCCACAATTGCGTCGTGTTCAGGATTCATCACGcatagggctgtcaaaaaaatccgaaagatccgatatccgtccgaaaaatctGTTACCGTATCCGGGAAAAAGCGGATATAATCCGAATCCGGAATAAAatggatattatccgtattcgaatccggggtttgcggatacggatatggatataggcgtgtccgtatccgaaaatatccgtatcctaaattattattattattattattattattattattattattattattattattattattattattatacttatataaatttattatttatttatattttttattttatcatataaattttgaaaaaaaaattaatatttaaaataaaaaagaaatattaagtATCTTGCAAATGGAGAAATGGAACTATCTTCATCAAGccctttctttttaaaattgttgcgGATAGTgttgttttgtgattttaagttgttaaaattaatattttgttcaaaatatttgactaaacttctgttaaaatatgttattaatatctGACTAGGTATACATTTTCTGTTGAACggttcaaaatatattttttaattgatctcagaatgtatatttgatttttggtgatgtttgaagaagcggatacggatattatccgtatccggataatatccggccagatacggatacggatttttttattctaaaatttgcATATCCGTATTCGAACCCGAATTCGGTTTTGAGTtggcggatacggatacggatatggccAAATCCGTATCTgttttatccgtttgacacccctaATCACGCATTAATTAGGAGACGGAGTTTCGTTGATGTCGATGTTGTTGTCGTGTTGTCAGAAATCGAATGATCCTGAGATGCTGCCTGAAATTAAAAATGCGACGGCTGTCAGGAGGGATGCTAATTTGTTGAGGCTGGTGGTGAAATTAATGAAGGTGATGTTTTTCACGGTGGTGTATGTGATGGAGCTGATGATGAGGAGTTTGTGGGTGAAGGATAAAAGGACCGCCCTGAGCGGCGGCGCTGGGGTGGAGCTGTGGCCCAGATGTTTGGTCACGGCTAAGTTTAGGCTTGATGATATGAAGATTGTTAAAAACATTGTGGCCATGCAGTGAGTCTTTGCTTTTTTCAACTATTTTTCTTGATTAAAACAACAATTTTGACAAAATTAAAAACTCAATAAGTCACTTGTAAACTagtctctccctccctccctccttctctctctctctctctccccccaaCACACACATGTTAGGTGAAGCCTCGGCTTGACTAAAGCAATGAAGAAGACGAATGATTTGCTTTCGTGTCTCGTTTTCATCTTCTCAGCATTATATGTAGCAGCAGCGAACAATGTCACTTACGACAGTCGTTCTCTCATCATCAACGGCCAGAGAAAGCTCCTTATCTTTGCTGCCATTCATTATCCTCGCAGCGTCCCCGCGGTAACAAATATTTACTTTACTCTTTGTTTATAGCACGGCCTAGTGCCCACGCCCCACGGAGTCCAACTCGAATGCTTCGTGTTTTAACAAGTTCGAAAAAGACTTTTACTAGGATCATTATATTTTAACCATTTTAGTTGCTTCGTGATCAAATCTTTTTGTTGCTATACGATCCAATCCATTTTAGTTAAATGCCCGGTTTCTCTTTCACCGGTACGCCACGCTTCAACTTTGtatcatacatatatacacatcccGTTTTTTCAACTTTTAGATCTGCTACCTGTTAACTCTCATTTCATGTTCCATATGTATGTTAGTATgttttaaatactaaattaGGGTTTATCTGTTTTCCTTTTTGTTTCATAAGGAATAGATTATCGCTaccttaaattaatttttgtcaCTATTTGATTTCTCGTAAAACTTGTGGGTTTGATGGTTTTTTCTAATCCTGTGTTTTTCCTTGATTTATGTGTCAACTGGACTTGTGTTTGGTTTATTAGGATTGATCGATATCCTTATTCAGCATGATACAATTCTAATCTTTCTTTATCTAAATCACACATCTTTTAGTTTGAAGCTTTCTATGACTCTATTAATTGATTGCAATAATTTAGTTAACTAATTAATTCTGAAACTGTCTAATTACATACATTAAATATTGATCGACATAATTTTAGAGTAATATTAATTGGGGAAGTTACATATTTTGAAATAGAGTACTATTATATTTCGGTCTTTGTGCCATAATTGGTGGCCGGCTCTTGTATCCGCAAAAGGAAGGATCATTTATGATGACTTGTTGCCATTTTATGATGGATTTTTGGACCTTTTATGGTTAATGGATTAATTGGTGTATACCAAATTTATTGTGCCTTAATGAGGTATATTATAGCGCCATTAATGGTTGATTGATTGATTAGTGTATACCAAACTTG
This region includes:
- the LOC108209772 gene encoding methionine aminopeptidase 2B, producing MVGDMSVAVSTQEPEVADTMPTDIQEKVDNLVLDSEPSESAKKKKKKSKSKKKKQPPQQTDPPTIPVSELFPSGEFPEGEIQQYKDDNLWRTTSEEKRELERLEKPIYDSVRQAAEVHRQVRKYMKGIIKPGMPMTELCETLENTVRKLISENGLEAGIAFPTGCSLNWVAAHWTPNSGDTTVLQYDDVMKLDFGTHINGRIVDCAFTVAFNPMFNPLLEASREATNTGIKESGIDVRLCDVGAAIQEVMESYEVEINGKVFQVKSIRNLNGHSIGPYQIHAGKSVPIVKGGEQTKMEEGEFYAIETFGSTGKGYVREDLECSHYMKNFDVGHMPLRLPRAKQLLATINKNFSTLAFCRRYLDRLGETKYLMALKNLCDAGIVQTYPPLCDVKGSYVSQFEHTILLRPTCKEVVSRGDDY